A portion of the Geoalkalibacter ferrihydriticus DSM 17813 genome contains these proteins:
- a CDS encoding isoprenyl transferase: MYLPRHLAIIMDGNGRWARQRGLPRILGHQQGVDVVRGIVEECSKLGISWLTLYAFSSENWGRPEEEVEALMGLLVNYLRNELDTMLKHGIRLNVIGDIGRMPLAVAKMLQESMERTREQKGMVLTLALSYGARDEITRAVRKIAAAAASGEITADRVSEQMVGDYLDTAGLPDPDLLIRTSGEMRISNFLLWQLAYTELYFTEALWPDFKSDHLRQALHEYNRRERRFGLTGEQMKKEGSKEEGGRH; the protein is encoded by the coding sequence ATGTATCTACCTCGGCATCTGGCGATCATAATGGACGGCAATGGTCGTTGGGCAAGGCAGCGGGGGTTGCCGCGCATTCTTGGGCACCAGCAGGGCGTAGATGTTGTGCGCGGTATCGTCGAGGAATGCTCGAAGCTCGGCATCTCCTGGCTGACCCTCTATGCCTTCAGCTCTGAAAACTGGGGGCGTCCTGAAGAGGAAGTCGAGGCCCTCATGGGGCTTCTTGTCAACTATCTGCGCAACGAACTGGATACGATGCTCAAGCACGGTATACGCCTCAACGTCATTGGCGATATCGGGCGCATGCCCTTGGCTGTAGCGAAAATGTTGCAGGAATCAATGGAGCGGACCAGAGAGCAAAAGGGCATGGTTCTGACCCTGGCCCTCTCTTATGGCGCGAGGGATGAGATAACGCGGGCCGTACGCAAAATAGCCGCTGCCGCCGCGTCCGGCGAAATCACTGCTGACCGAGTTAGCGAGCAGATGGTTGGCGATTACCTGGATACCGCGGGACTTCCTGATCCCGACCTGCTCATCCGCACCAGTGGAGAGATGCGCATCAGCAATTTTCTGCTGTGGCAACTGGCCTATACCGAACTCTATTTCACCGAGGCTTTATGGCCGGATTTCAAATCGGACCACTTGCGTCAGGCTCTGCACGAGTATAATCGCCGCGAAAGGCGCTTCGGTCTCACCGGGGAACAGATGAAAAAGGAAGGTTCCAAGGAGGAAGGGGGGCGTCATTAA